The nucleotide sequence CGCCGTCGATGGTGTTGTCGAATTATGGCCGTGCAACGCCGAACCCAATTTTCTGGGCTTTTCGCTAGCGGATGACCTCGACATCGAAAAATGGAAGTCCCAGGCCCTTGACAGCATGGAGAAGCGCCGCCGATAACGTCCGGCGGCGCAAAAGGGGGTGGCGCCCTGTGCTTTGCACTCCCCCTTTTTCACTTTACATACCCCGGCGGAAAAAAGCAAGCCGTTCTCGTATCTCGACGAAGCGGAGTGAAGAAGGATGACCGCAGCATCAAACGGAGCCGCTATCCAGAAAGCCGCTAAAGCCTACATTCGACTGGGCTGGCGGCCTATCCCCTATGAGGCCGGCACCAAAGGCCCCAAGACCAAAGGCTGGGCAAAGTGGAAGATCACCGAAAACGAGATAGCGGAGCGGTTCCATGAGGGCACGAACATCGGCATCGTGCTCGGCGCCGCCAGCAGAGGACTCGTGGACATTGACCTCGATTGCCCCGAAGCCGTCCAGGCCGCTCCACTCTTGTTACCGCCGACCGGTGCAAAGTTCGGGCAGGAGGGGAAGGAGCCCGGTCACTGGCTCTACCAGTGCCGTCCGGCGCCCAAAAACCAGCGGTTTCAAGACCCACGGGCCGAGAGTGAGAGCACGATCCTCGAAGTCCGGGCCGAGGGACTACAGACGATGTTTCCGCCCTCCCTGCATCCGAACGGGCGCCGGATTGTGTGGGCCGAGCGAACGTCCGTCCCCGCCGTGGACAAGAGCGCCCTGGTGACCGCTGCATCCCGGCTGGCTGCGGCGGTGCTCCTGGGGCGCCATTGGGCGGCCCCCGGCGGTCGGCACCAGGCGAGTTTAGCCCTCGCCGGCGGGCTTTCGAGGCTGGGATGGGACCGCGATGCCATTATGGACTTTATGCGGGCCGTGTGCCTCATCGCCGGGGATGGCGAAGCCGACGACCGTCTTCGAGCCGTTACCAGCACGCTCGAACGGGATGATGGTGAGCCCACGATTGGATTTAAAACCCTGGCGGAGATCATCGATCCCGCTATCGTGTTCACGGCTGCCAAGTGGCTCGGATACCGGCAAACCGATGGGGGAAAAGGCAGGCCCGGCGGTTACGCTGTTTCCGACGGGTGCATTGTGAGAATACGTCTTACCAAAGACGGGCCGGTTAACGATACGCTCGCCTTCTTCGAGGCTCGGATCGCTGAGGAGATCATCGAAGACGACGGCGCCGAGCGGGTGCGCCGATGGGTGATGGAAGGCTCGACGCCCGATGGGCGGGCCTTGCCGCGGGCCGTCATCACGGCTGCGGAATACCCTTCCATGTCCTGGGTCTCAAGGGAATGGGGCACCCGAGCCGTCGTGGCGGCGGGCCAGGCCGCCAAAGATTCCCTGCGCGAGGCGATTCAACGGCTCTCCGGAGACGTGCCGGAGCGATATATTTACGCTCACACAGGCTGGCGGCAGATCGGCGGCCGGTGGGCCTTCCTGCACGCAGGCGGAGCCCTGGGAGCAGAAGGCGTGGAAGTGCGGCTCCCCGACCGCCTGGCCCGTTACGTACTGCCGACGCCGCCCGGCGATCTCGGCGAGACGCGTGAAGCGGTGCGAACGGCCCTTGACTTGACAAAGCTCTTCGACGATCGCCGGGTGGGTTTTGCGCTCCTGTCCGCCCTGGCCCGTGCGCCCTTGGCGGGGATGGTGCCCGCCACGGTCACGCTCTGGGTTTATGGCCCATCGGGGGCGTTTAAAACGACGACGACCACGCTGGGGCTGTCCCTCTACGGGCTCTTCACCGAGCACACGCCGCCGGAGTCGTGGCTTTCGACTGAAAATGCACTGGAACGCTCGCTCTGGACACTTGCCGACTTGCCTCTCGTGATTGACGACTTTGCGCCCGCGAATACTCGGGACGCCGAGCGAGTCCGCCAGACGGCCCAGGGGCTCTTGCGGCGCCTGGGCAACCACGTGGGGCGGAATCGACTGCGTTCCGACCTGTCGGCGGCCCCTTCCCGTCCCCCACGGGCGCTTGCGATCGTGACCGCCGAGGAATTGCCGAGTGGACGGCTCTCGGGCCTGGCTCGCCTGTTCCCGGTGCCGGTGGAGCGCGGGCAAGTCCATTTCGAGGTGCTGGGCCGCCTGCAAGGGCAACGGCACGCCCTGAACCTTGCCGGCGCCGCCTACGTCGAGTGGCTTCGGCGGCTGCGGGATCACGACGACGCCCTCCCCCGGAAGC is from Limnochorda sp. L945t and encodes:
- a CDS encoding bifunctional DNA primase/polymerase → MTAASNGAAIQKAAKAYIRLGWRPIPYEAGTKGPKTKGWAKWKITENEIAERFHEGTNIGIVLGAASRGLVDIDLDCPEAVQAAPLLLPPTGAKFGQEGKEPGHWLYQCRPAPKNQRFQDPRAESESTILEVRAEGLQTMFPPSLHPNGRRIVWAERTSVPAVDKSALVTAASRLAAAVLLGRHWAAPGGRHQASLALAGGLSRLGWDRDAIMDFMRAVCLIAGDGEADDRLRAVTSTLERDDGEPTIGFKTLAEIIDPAIVFTAAKWLGYRQTDGGKGRPGGYAVSDGCIVRIRLTKDGPVNDTLAFFEARIAEEIIEDDGAERVRRWVMEGSTPDGRALPRAVITAAEYPSMSWVSREWGTRAVVAAGQAAKDSLREAIQRLSGDVPERYIYAHTGWRQIGGRWAFLHAGGALGAEGVEVRLPDRLARYVLPTPPGDLGETREAVRTALDLTKLFDDRRVGFALLSALARAPLAGMVPATVTLWVYGPSGAFKTTTTTLGLSLYGLFTEHTPPESWLSTENALERSLWTLADLPLVIDDFAPANTRDAERVRQTAQGLLRRLGNHVGRNRLRSDLSAAPSRPPRALAIVTAEELPSGRLSGLARLFPVPVERGQVHFEVLGRLQGQRHALNLAGAAYVEWLRRLRDHDDALPRKLLERQETIRSQAAGGGHPRVADNVAVLALGLETWADVAVGIGAIPEAEGRKLAEEGLAALLDLAEEHHRLLDSEAPERLLLDAIGELVASNRVAIVRLGQGDAGGVPIVGWYDTTHLYLLPEVAYKEAEALLARGRGLAASPQSIWRALEKQGAIVRQSEDRLTSKLPVALIGGGRPRVVRLSRERLRHLGFTLGGFAGTGSQGAGS